From a single Chlorogloeopsis sp. ULAP01 genomic region:
- a CDS encoding DUF3493 domain-containing protein — MVQPNPKNRTASQLNSEQYARLKAEIKNPYRNLRKFIYIAGCASGLIGAFIFFFQSLAGRNLDTALPNLALQIGIVGLMAFLWRWEERGQKR, encoded by the coding sequence ATCGTACAGCAAGCCAACTTAACTCAGAACAATATGCCCGTCTCAAGGCGGAAATCAAAAATCCTTATCGGAATTTACGGAAATTTATTTATATTGCTGGCTGTGCTTCTGGTTTAATTGGGGCATTTATCTTTTTTTTTCAATCACTGGCTGGGCGCAATCTTGATACTGCCTTGCCCAACTTGGCATTGCAAATTGGAATAGTAGGGCTGATGGCTTTTTTATGGCGCTGGGAAGAGCGAGGGCAAAAACGCTAA